In Aspergillus luchuensis IFO 4308 DNA, chromosome 1, nearly complete sequence, the following are encoded in one genomic region:
- a CDS encoding uncharacterized protein (COG:Q;~EggNog:ENOG410PFKE;~InterPro:IPR020807,IPR042104;~PFAM:PF14765;~antiSMASH:Cluster_1.12), whose product MIMLKTPYDQDAPWEAIKSLEYPMPAQAWYKALRDVGYSFGPSFQSQLEVEAVAGQRTNRGLVSFSEPPSSYPQSPYSVHPVAIDGCLQSGAASLWQGIRSAVGGALVPAVVDDLLINARDVAAVPVAVAAASAEFSGVGSPEEAHNYHSHIQVFDPASKRLLLKVTGLWYHKLDASPESPERQHTFMRLHWKPQMSTLSDGQIRGLVQAPRSLQKPMPHHDSSSPSRKQWTLMELLLHEKHSLRVVEFSTLPFEESVGRAIFDGDLSLGEGNCKYQFMPKNLASLRASQALLSETYPQAQMNMLDVTKPDVGLSMLPDMLDLAILQLGPVSSADLANALVNVRRAMTPTAYLLVLGTSLVDVTEDTGSASVISGEDSDSGSSDWSMIGSSSSQILDFLRGQGFERVVPLAQESLSEDTVFLAQLSSDKTIVSPPLATTSEVKVLHLTPEDKPLVKQLAIAGKAPSEQHLPLPAAAIAPSSVVVIVDEVFRRP is encoded by the exons ATGATCATGCTAAAGACTCCTTACGATCAAG ATGCTCCTTGGGAGGCTATTAAGTCATTGGAGTACCCCATGCCCGCACAAGCCTGGTACAAGGCCCTCCGGGATGTCGGGTACTCGTTCGGCCCTTCGTTCCAGTCACAACTGGAGGTCGAGGCTGTGGCCGGTCAGCGAACCAACCGAGGCTTAGTTTCCTTTTCAGAGCCCCCGTCTTCTTATCCTCAGTCGCCTTACTCAGTCCACCCCGTGGCGATCGATGGCTGCCTTCAGTCCGGAGCCGCCTCGCTGTGGCAGGGCATCCGCAGCGCCGTGGGCGGTGCTCTGGTGCCTGCCGTGGTAGATGATCTCCTTATCAACGCCCGGGACGTTGCGGCAGTGCCAGTTGCGGTTGCAGCAGCCTCAGCTGAGTTCTCTGGAGTGGGCAGCCCCGAGGAAGCCCACAACTACCATTCACATATACAGGTCTTTGACCCGGCTAGTAAACGGCTACTGCTTAAGGTCACGGGCTTGTGGTACCACAAACTCGACGCTAGTCCCGAGTCCCCTGAAAGGCAGCATACCTTCATGCGTTTGCACTGGAAGCCGCAGATGTCCACCTTGAGCGATGGGCAGATACGTGGGCTGGTTCAGGCTCCTCGTTCGCTGCAAAAGCCCATGCCACACCAcgattcatcatcaccatcacgaAAGCAGTGGACCCTTATGGAGCTCCTCCTGCATGAGAAGCATTCCCTTCGAGTGGTAGAGTTCAGCACGCTGCCGTTTGAGGAAAGTGTCGGGCGGGCTATATTCGACGGCGATCTGTCCCTCGGCGAGGGAAATTGCAAATACCAGTTCATGCCGAAAAATCTGGCTTCGCTGCGTGCCTCGCAGGCCTTGCTGTCGGAAACATACCCTCAGGCTCAGATGAATATGCTCGATGTGACCAAGCCTGATGTAGGTCTGTCCATGCTACCTGACATGCTTGATTTGGCGATCCTTCAGCTAGGACCCGTCTCTAGCGCCGACCTGGCGAATGCGCTGGTTAATGTTAGGCGGGCCATGACACCGACAGCCTATCTGTTGGTTTTAGGAACGTCCCTGGTCGATGTAACGGAGGATACGGGCAGCGCGTCAGTCATCAGCGGTGAGGACAGCGATTCTGGCAGCTCGGACTGGTCTATGATCGGAAGTTCATCGTCCCAGATTCTTGACTTTCTGCGTGGCCAAGGGTTCGAGCGAGTGGTTCCCCTTGCACAGGAAAGCTTGTCAGAGGACACGGTATTTCTCGCTCAGCTTTCATCGGACAAGACCATTGTCTCCCCCCCGCTTGCGACGACTTCAGAGGTAAAAGTACTTCATCTCACCCCGGAGGATAAGCCACTAGTAAAACAGCTGGCCATCGCCGGGAAAGCGCCGAGCGAGCAACATCTACCCCTTCCCGCTGCGGCTATCGCGCCCAGCTCAGTCGTTGTGATCGTGGACGAGGTTTTTCGGCGACCCTGA
- a CDS encoding putative secondary metabolism biosynthetic enzyme (COG:Q;~EggNog:ENOG410PFKE;~InterPro:IPR036291,IPR013968;~antiSMASH:Cluster_1.12): MTSLKSRCMRRGLTSRISLAGCRYPWSPPIAMPPIARWMLSHDSVTPQITAQLMTKLFELLASGSVRPIEPRTVFPYQDIAGAIRYMRGGEHIGKIIISREAPDNDPNVPEQIVPAPTQLRLRDDATYLIVGGLRGLCGSLAVYLACHGAKHLAVMSRNGCNVPQWLRGFTVTQRNPRPHLPGNSRRAGAGRRLVPQGCASCVPTSRETSERDHSGCNGFEVDGFRDVLPCKVPGTWNLHAVAQEQGGVDLDFFTLPFSISGLVGQKGQANYAAAGAFQDAFATYRRDRGLAACAVDLGVIEDVGYISERQKIATRLDINIWTPINEALLHRILRASILDQHNVGQARGNPTATAQIITGIPFPQPEGAMLLRDARSGH; this comes from the exons ATGACTTCATTGAAGTCGAGATGCATGCGGCGGGGCTTAACTTCAAGGATATCCTTGGCCGGCTGTCGTTATCCATGGAGCCCTCCAATCGCAATGCCTCCTATCGCGCGTTGGATGCTGTCGCATGACAGTGTGACGCCACAGATTACGGCGCA ACTCATGACCAAGCTGTTTGAGCTGCTTGCTTCTGGCAGTGTCAGGCCCATCGAGCCCCGCACTGTCTTCCCCTACCAGGACATCGCCGGGGCCATCCGGTACATGCGAGGAGGTGAACATATAGGAAAGATCATTATTTCGCGGGAGGCGCCGGACAACGATCCCAACGTGCCG GAACAGATTGTGCCTGCACCCACGCAACTTCGGTTACGCGACGATGCCACCTACCTCATCGTGGGAGGGCTCCGCGGCCTATGCGGCAGTCTGGCCGTCTACCTCGCCTGCCACGGAGCCAAGCACCTTGCTGTGATGTCCCGCAATGGCTGTAATGTCCCGCAATGGCTTCGAGGATTCACGGTCACGCAGCGTAATCCGCGACCTCATCTCCCTGGGAACTCGCGTCGAGCTGGTGCAGGGCGACGTCTCGTGCCTCAAGGATGTGCGTCGTGCGTTCCGACAAGCCGTGAAACCAGTGAGAGGGATCATTCAGGGTGCAATGGTTTTGAAG TCGACGGCTTCCGCGACGTCCTCCCCTGCAAGGTTCCCGGCACATGGAATCTTCACGCGGTCGCCCAGGAGCAGGGCGGCGTTGACCTGGACTTCTTCACTCTCCCTTTCAGCATTTCCGGGCTGGTGGGCCAGAAGGGCCAGGCCAACTACGCGGCGGCCGGGGCGTTCCAGGACGCTTTCGCCACGTACCGGCGCGATCGTGGGCTGGCAGCTTGCGCTGTGGATCTGGGCGTCATTGAGGATGTCGGCTACATCAGCGAGCGCCAGAAGATTGCCACCCGGTTGGACATCAACATCTGGACGCCGATCAATGAGGCACTCTTGCATCGGATTCTGCGGGCGTCGATTCTAGATCAGCATAACGTGGGGCAAGCTAGGGGAAACCCGACAGCCACGGCTCAGATCATCACAGGCATCCCTTTTCCCCAGCCGGAGGGCGCAATGCTGTTGCGCGATGCGCGTTCGGGGCACTAG
- a CDS encoding uncharacterized protein (COG:Q;~EggNog:ENOG410PH86;~InterPro:IPR036291,IPR002347;~PFAM:PF08659,PF00106,PF13561;~SMCOG1001:short-chain dehydrogenase/reductase SDR;~antiSMASH:Cluster_1.12;~go_process: GO:0055114 - oxidation-reduction process [Evidence IEA]): MVLNLLRRVWPQTFPAKPTLTSANLPPQSNRVVIITGSTAGIGLELARILYSAGATVYIAARNEQKAQATIQALTAEDPTASGKLIFLPLDLSDLTTIGPFVTQFLERESRLDLLFNNAGVALQPLTQRTAQNLEPQLGINCAAPYLLTTLLSDVLTRTAAHAPPDSVRVIWSSSMIVETLAPRGGVPAKELDHPSSNVYRNYAISKTGNWFLADRFAKKFAAAAGKEEKAVVSVTVNPANAYTGIYDDAPKLVVWMCKPIFYTAREGANSLLWAGCSSEVTAADSGRYIIPFGRWHPCPRGDLIEEMNKGEEGNAVGLEKWCERVTADFR, translated from the coding sequence ATGGTCCTCAATCTCTTGCGCCGCGTCTGGCCGCAAACCTTCCCTGCCAAACCGACCCTGACTTCAGCCAACCTCCCTCCGCAATCCAATCGCGTGGTGATCATCACCGGCAGCACCGCCGGCATCGGCCTGGAATTGGCGCGCATTCTGTACTCTGCCGGCGCCACTGTCTACATCGCCGCCCGTAATGAACAAAAAGCCCAGGCCACCATCCAAGCCCTCACAGCAGAAGACCCCACTGCTTCCGGCAAACTGATCTTTCTGCCCCTTGATCTCTCGGATCTCACCACAATCGGTCCCTTTGTGACCCAATTTCTCGAGCGTGAATCACGcctcgaccttctcttcaacaacgccgGTGTCGCATTGCAGCCCCTGACGCAGCGCACCGCCCAGAACCTCGAGCCGCAGCTCGGTATCAACTGTGCGGCGCCCTATCTCCTCACCACTCTGCTGTCAGATGTCCTCACCCGCACGGCCGCCCATGCACCCCCGGATAGCGTGCGGGTGATCTGGTCGAGCAGCATGATCGTCGAAACCCTGGCGCCGCGCGGCGGCGTGCCCGCCAAGGAACTCGATCACCCTTCAAGCAACGTGTATCGCAACTACGCGATCAGCAAAACGGGCAACTGGTTCCTGGCGGATCGGTTTGCCAAGAAGTTCGCTGCTGCAGccggcaaagaagaaaaggctgTGGTTAGCGTCACGGTCAACCCGGCCAACGCGTACACCGGCATTTATGACGACGCGCCCAAGCtggtggtgtggatgtgCAAGCCCATCTTCTACACGGCCCGGGAGGGGGCCAACTCGCTGCTGTGGGCGGGTTGTAGTTCAGAGGTCACGGCTGCGGATAGCGGCAGGTATATTATTCCGTTTGGCCGGTGGCATCCCTGTCCCCGTGGGGATCTGATTGAGGAAATGAAcaagggcgaggagggcaaTGCGGTAGGATTGGAGAAGTGGTGTGAGCGTGTAACAGCAGATTTCCGGTAA
- the yvc1 gene encoding putative potassium ion channel Yvc1 (COG:P;~EggNog:ENOG410PGN6;~InterPro:IPR013122,IPR024862;~TransMembrane:8 (i232-252o264-282i294-316o336-354i375-393o435-456i490-510o522-540i);~antiSMASH:Cluster_1.12;~go_component: GO:0016021 - integral component of membrane [Evidence IEA];~go_function: GO:0005216 - ion channel activity [Evidence IEA];~go_process: GO:0006811 - ion transport [Evidence IEA]), producing MGHWRDIFNTDAGRTRHRLHMEQHRLLPAFTDDQVSSTLPSKEVTKVALRLKYQLEQVIPCELDESDIVSPNSRVITRNVIQTARLAGGEDLQACVPFCLLVCLRWFKLQAQEELWDSDLHERRALACEVIAKRIIETEEDQDNLLINVLLKRYSIFIDGGEAMPANVIERAVDLHALRVIGSSGYQKCIRYLWNGWFCQQEGNPTNFVPYLERDNTSFAVHFHPDRMRTPLYQNICQIFFSLVYLGLYTQVINTVNPTGDLDAVEGILYVMTLAFICDEVSKLWKVGWHYLDFWNAFNSTLYAILAVSFFLRVAALAHSQSVHDAERQSLNELSYNFLAFAGPMFWMRMMLYLDSFRFFGAMFVVLRVMMKESLIFFALLFVVLAGFFQAFIGMAQVDDDTPIVRGIVQGMANSVMQSPEFSTFEDFAFPFGIILYYVFNFVVMTILLNILIALYNSAYEDISGNAIDEYMAIFAQKTMQFVRAPDENVFIPPFNLLEIIFLVLPFEWWLPRQYYAKLNDVIMGVIYSPILVITAFFEVRDARRIRWNRRRGEEDDDDMQEWEHAAEEVDFDLDDSWTQTVRESTPNIQVDGTTLEIMRLKEQVISLTETVRVLAEEKAGRSMMLGESSSTIVDPE from the exons ATGGGCCATTGGCGAGATATTTTCAACACCGACGCGGGGCGGACCCGCCACCGCCTGCATATGGAACAACACCGAT TGCTTCCTGCCTTTACAGATGACCAGGTCTCTTCTACCCTACCCTCTAAGGAGGTGACCAAAGTCGCTCTTCGTCTGAAGTACCAGCTGGAGCAAGTCATCCCTTGCGAGCTAGATGAGAGTGATATTGTCAGTCCGAATAGTCGGGTTATCACGAGAAATGTGATTCAGACAGCCCGTCTAGCAGGAGGCGAAGACCTGCAGGCCTGCGTTCCCTTCTGTCTACTCGTTTGTCTGCGTTGGTTCAAGCTTCAGGCTCAGGAAGAGCTCTGGGATTCTGATTTGCATGAGCGCAGAGCCCTTGCTTGTGAGGTCATAGCGAAGAGAAT TATTGAAACCGAGGAAGATCAGGACAATCTACTCATCAATGTTCTCCTTAAGCGGTACTCGATTTTcattgatggtggagaggccATGCCGGCTAATGTCATCGAGCGCGCTGTTGATCTACATGCTTTGAGGGTCATTGGCTCCTCGGGTTATCAAAAGTGTATAAGATATCtgtggaatggatggttCTGCCAGCAAGAGGGCAATCCAACCAATTTCGTTCCCTACCTGGAGAGGGACAACACAAGTTTTGCGGTTCATTTCCACCCAGATCGGATGAGGACGCCTCTATATCAGAACATTTGCCAGattttcttctccctcgtTTATCTCGGACTTTACACCCAAGTTATCAACACGGTGAATCCCACCGGTGATCTAGATGCCGTGGAGGGGATCCTCTATGTGATGACCCTTGCCTTCATCTGCGACGAAGTTTCCAAACTTTGGAAGGTCGGCTGGCACTACTTGGACTTCTGGAATGCCTTCAACTCTACTCTCTACGCAATCCTCGCcgtatctttctttctgcgtGTGGCTGCCTTAGCGCATTCTCAATCTGTTCACGATGCGGAAAGACAAAGTCTGAATGAACTGAGCTATAACTTTCTGGCTTTTGCGGGGCCGATGTTCTGGATGCGCATGATGCTCTATCTCGATTCCTTCCGCTTTTTCGGTGCCATGTTTGTGGTCTTGAGAGTTATGATGAAGGAAAGCTTGATTTTCTTCGCccttctcttcgtcgtcctTGCAGGCTTTTTCCAGGCTTTCATCGGTATGGCtcaagtggatgatgatactcCCATTGTGAGAGGTATTGTGCAAGGAATGGCGAACAGTGTCATGCAGAGCCCAGAATTCAGCACGTTTGAGGATTTTGCCTTTCCATTTGGAATCATTCTTTACTACGTTTTCAACTTTGTTGTAATGACCA TTCTGCTGAATATACTCATTGCACTCTACAACAGTGCTTACGAGGATATCTCGGGAAATGCTATTGACGAGTACATGGCCATCTTCGCTCAGAAGACCATGCAGTTCGTTCGCGCGCCGGATGAGAATGTCTTTATACCTC CCTTTAATCTGTTGGAGATCATCTTCTTAGTGCTCCCGTTTGAGTGGTGGCTACCAAGGCAATACTATGCCAAGCTCAACGATGTCATCATGGGCGTTATATACTCACCCATCCTCGTTATCACAGCGTTCTTCGAAGTGCGTGACGCAAGACGCATTAGGTGGAACCGTCGGCGCGGtgaagaggacgacgacgacatgcAGGAATGGGAACACGCTGCCGAGGAAGTTGACTTTGATCTCGATGATAGCTGGACCCAGACCGTACGGGAATCCACCCCAAATATTCAAGTGGACGGCACCACCTTGGAGATCATGCGACTGAAGGAGCAGGTTATTTCGCTTACCGAAACAGTCAGAGTTTtggccgaggagaaggctggaAGGAGTATGATGCTGGGAGAGTCAAGCTCAACCATTGTGGATCCAGAATGA
- a CDS encoding uncharacterized protein (COG:S;~EggNog:ENOG410PFQR;~antiSMASH:Cluster_1.12), with the protein MDIGPAVSIGVDTGAAKRHIRSLDRSPKAHADGIVTGASLTVTQTNSSDAFWEAVTAFHTAMPAWIAKLAATAYVIMDGSLYFMPATFPGYNASEVNGFMQPFVAQLQRLAINYTTSVQGSRLIPREVLISADSNHALTAALREISSNQAFQIISVGTDVSRDSNIPNTVFPGWRKAITWIELTAN; encoded by the exons ATGGACATTGGACCCGCCGTATCCATAGGAGTTGACACTGGCGCGGCGAAACGGCACATCCGGTCATTGGATCGTTCGCCGAAAGCTCACGCCGATGGGATCGTGACAGGGGCCAGCTTGACGGTGACGCAGACCAACTCCAGCGATGCTTTCTGGGAGGCTGTCACTGCCTTTCACACGGCAATGCCTGCGTGGATCGCGAAGTTAGCAGCCACCGCCTATGTGATCATGGACGGCAGTCTGTATTTTATGCCGGCGACATTTCCGGGCTACAACGCAAGCGAGGTGAACGGTTTCATGCAGCCATTTGTGGCCCAGCTGCAGCGTCTAGCCATCAACTACACAACTTCG GTCCAGGGCAGCCGACTGATTCCACGCGAGGTACTAATATCAGCGGACTCCAACCACGCCCTGACAGCGGCATTACGCGAGATCAGCTCCAACCAGGCATTCCAAATTATTAGCGTGGGCACAGATGTATCACGGGATAGCAATATACCCAACACAGTCTTCCCCGGCTGGCGCAAGGCCATTACCTGGATCGAATTAACTGCCAACTGA
- a CDS encoding putative secondary metabolism biosynthetic enzyme (COG:Q;~EggNog:ENOG410PFKE;~InterPro:IPR020807,IPR042104;~antiSMASH:Cluster_1.12), giving the protein MQARQTQRGPGWSRQADPQALSSNGAGIDYHAPCRRNAFEPTALFDVAGRLFLADGPININQVNATARAKSARDSKPAVLVDLPNYMWNHATKYWWESQASRDWRFRRYPNHDLLSGKVLGTPWTAPVWKKLLRLPELTWLLDHRIGGQVLFPAAGYIAMAVEAAFRMGQLRGFIDQNLQVHNVAYRLRNVTFMKAMVLEEGTDQRIMLTLTPEDERADS; this is encoded by the exons ATGCAGG CGAGGCA GACCCAGCGGGGCCCTGGCTGGTCCCGTCAAGCAGATCCTCAAGCATTGTCATCCAATGGTGCTGGAATTGATTACCACGCCCCCTGCAGACGAAATGCTTTCGAGCCAACTGCATTGTTCGACGTGGCTGGACGGCTCTTCCTGGCCGACGGCCCGATCAATATCAATCAAGTCAATGCCACAGCCCGGGCCAAAAGTGCCCGCGACAGCAAACCTGCGGTCCTTGTTGATCTCCCAAACTATATGTGGAACCATGCCACTAAGTACTGGTGGGAAAGCCAGGCCAGCCGGGATTGGCGCTTCCGCCGGTATCCAAACCACGATTTGCTCAGTGGCAAGGTCCTAGGGACCCCATGGACGGCCCCGGTGTGGAAGAAGCTACTGCGCCTGCCTGAGCTTACTTGGCTGCTGGACCACCGCATTGGGGGTCAGGTGCTTTTCCCGGCAGCGGGCTACATCGCCATGGCGGTTGAGGCAGCCTTCCGGATGGGTCAATTGCGAGGGTTTATCGACCAAAATTTGCAGGTTCATAACGTGGCGTACCGGCTTCGCAATGTCACCTTCATGAAAGCGATGGTCCTGGAGGAGGGCACCGACCAGCGCATCATGCTCACCCTCACCCCGGAAGACGAACGCGCGGATTCGTGA
- a CDS encoding putative PKS/NRPS-like protein biosynthetic cluster (COG:Q;~EggNog:ENOG410PFKE;~InterPro:IPR001227,IPR016036,IPR014043,IPR016035;~PFAM:PF00698;~antiSMASH:Cluster_1.12;~go_function: GO:0016740 - transferase activity [Evidence IEA]), with amino-acid sequence MHLVRPEVRVSLPDLADTLSERRTRHFHRAYLVSNTPTVDQHALIYGKPRSNVPKVGFIFTGQGSQWPQMGKALVDTFPSSQRLLRHLDAVLQALPHPPQWSLYDELTCPRSSDHVRQPELSQPLVTALQLLITDLLSTWCVQPASVVGHSSGEIAAFVAAGLLEPEDAIQIAYYRGEAAVDLQDDLRPKLGMMAAGLSDTSPLLQQILQRHSGAVALACINSPQSVTLSGHVSALETVCHQLHSTAILRICCRWTCHTILPSWLTLQPTTKAC; translated from the exons ATGCACCTGGTCAGGCCGGAAGTACGAGTCTCGTTACCGGACCTCGCCGACACCTTGTCGGAACGGCGGACTCGTCACTTCCACCGCGCATATCTCGTCTCTAACACCCCCACAGTCGATCAGCATGCCCTGATCTACGGTAAGCCACGGTCCAACGTTCCAAAAGTGGGCTTTATTTTCACCGGTCAGGGATCTCAATGGCCGCAGATGGGGAAGGCCCTTGTCGATACGTTCCCGTCTTCCCAACGGCTGCTGCGGCACTTGGACGCAGTGCTGCAGGCgcttccccatcctccccagtGGAGCTTGTATG ATGAGTTGACGTGTCCCCGATCATCGGACCATGTGCGCCAACCAGAGCTCTCTCAACCACTGGTGACAGCCCTTCAATTGCTGATTACTGATCTTCTCAGCACCTGGTGCGTCCAACCCGCCAGTGTGGTGGGTCACTCGTCCGGCGAGATTGCTGCTTTCGTCGCGGCTGGCTTGCTGGAACCTGAAGACGCAATCCAAATTGCATATTACCGCGGTGAAGCCGCTGTAGATCTGCAGGATGATTTGCGACCGAAGctggggatgatggcggcgggTCTAAGCGATACAAGCCCTCTCCTACAGCAGATACTCCAGCGTCACTCTGGGGCCGTTGCTCTAGCCTGTATCAACTCTCCGCAAAGCGTGACTCTATCGGGCCACGTTTCAGCTCTTGAGACCGTGTGCCACCAGCTCCATAGCACGGCCATTTTGcgcatctgctgcaggtgGACCTGCCATACCATTCTCCCTTCATGGCTGACATTGCAGCCCACTACAAAAGCTTGCTAG
- a CDS encoding acyl carrier protein (COG:Q;~EggNog:ENOG410PFKE;~InterPro:IPR020806,IPR036736,IPR009081;~PFAM:PF00550;~antiSMASH:Cluster_1.12;~go_function: GO:0031177 - phosphopantetheine binding [Evidence IEA]): MQTLLVLLQTTTADRSEQLAATIEVVNRHFMHSLGLAEPMEAAKPLSVYGLDSLAAVDFRNWLRQELKVVVSTLEVVGAKTLSALCERILSRLLENADATVGERG; the protein is encoded by the coding sequence ATGCAGACGCTGCTCGTGCTGCTGCAGACGACGACAGCGGATCGGTCAGAGCAGCTGGCGGCCACAATCGAGGTGGTCAATCGGCACTTCATGCACAGTTTAGGGCTGGCGGAGCCGATGGAGGCGGCGAAGCCGCTGTCAGTGTACGGACTAGACTCGCTGGCGGCGGTGGACTTTCGGAACTGGCTGCGGCAGGAGTtgaaggtggtggtcagTACGTTGGAGGTGGTCGGGGCCAAGACACTAAGTGCCTTGTGTGAGAGAATTTTGAGTCGGTTGCTGGAGAATGCGGATGCCACTGTTGGGGAAAGAggctga
- a CDS encoding serine hydrolase domain-containing protein (COG:V;~EggNog:ENOG410PIPX;~InterPro:IPR001466,IPR012338;~MEROPS:MER0011726;~PFAM:PF00144;~SMCOG1053:beta-lactamase;~antiSMASH:Cluster_1.12) has translation MSLPPLVQGHCAPPFSPLRNTLTENLQAGEELGFSLSVTVGNETVVDLWGGYADAARTQPWTANTITCIFSSSKVITNLAANMLIDKGLLDPSAPVARYWPEFAANGKETILVKHVLSHTAGLPAWELPITLEEICDTPVATAKLAAQQPWWSPPGSHLGYHPATQGVLVGELVRRITGQSLGAFVQSEIAEPLGADYRLGVLPADEEGDPARVAEMVPQPQMLSLEGLDPASIMMRTTMGSPIPPQAVNGAGAPLRRTELGGTNGFSNARAMARIGSMVANGGQLDGKRFLSPETINRILEPQVDAVDSVMGKRMSWGLGWALPTSGNSYDLATDGCVAYWEGWGGSILIMDLDRKMCIAYAMNKMGASLEGDSRTQAYVKQIYQIVCDMQNAEKI, from the coding sequence atgtctctccctcctcttgtTCAGGGCCACTGTGCCCCTCCCTTCTCGCCTCTCCGCAATACCCTGACTGAGAATCTGCAAGCCGGGGAGGAGCTAGGCTTCAGCCTCAGCGTGACCGTCGGCAACGAAACGGTGGTCGATCTCTGGGGCGGATATGCGGACGCTGCGCGCACGCAGCCCTGGACTGCTAACACGATCACgtgcatcttctccagctccaagGTCATCACCAACCTGGCAGCAAACATGCTGATTGATAAGGGCCTGCTGGACCCTTCGGCGCCTGTGGCGCGCTATTGGCCCGAGTTTGCTGCCAATGGCAAGGAAACCATCCTCGTCAAGCATGTCCTGAGCCACACGGCGGGCCTGCCGGCTTGGGAGCTGCCCATCACGCTGGAGGAGATCTGCGACACCCCCGTGGCAACGGCCAAGCTGGCAGCGCAGCAACCGTGGTGGTCCCCGCCCGGTAGCCACCTCGGGTATCACCCAGCCACACAAGGCGTGCTGGTAGGCGAGCTGGTGCGCCGCATCACCGGCCAGTCGCTAGGGGCCTTTGTTCAATCTGAAATTGCCGAGCCGTTGGGGGCCGACTACCGCCTAGGGGTGCTCCCCGccgatgaggaaggggatcCCGCCCGTGTTGCAGAGATGGTACCGCAGCCGCAGATGCTCTCACTCGAGGGACTGGACCCGGCCAGCATTATGATGCGCACCACCATGGGGAGCCCCATCCCGCCCCAAGCTGTCAACGGGGCAGGTGCGCCGCTGCGTCGCACTGAACTGGGTGGTACCAATGGCTTCTCCAACGCTCGCGCTATGGCTCGCATCGGCTCCATGGTCGCCAACGGAGGTCAGCTTGACGGAAAGCGATTCCTCTCCCCCGAGACCATCAATCGCATCCTGGAGCCACAGGTCGATGCTGTCGATTCGGTCATGGGCAAGCGAATGTCCTGGGGATTGGGCTGGGCCCTTCCCACCTCGGGCAACTCCTACGACTTGGCCACGGATGGGTGCGTGGCTTACTGGGAAGGTTGGGGCGGGTCTATCCTGATCATGGACCTAGATCGAAAGATGTGTATTGCATATGCAATGAACAAGATGGGCGCCAGCTTGGAGGGCGATAGCCGCACCCAGGCCTATGTTAAGCAGATCTACCAAATTGTCTGTGACATGCAAAATGCTGAGAAGATATAA